The proteins below come from a single Necator americanus strain Aroian chromosome V, whole genome shotgun sequence genomic window:
- a CDS encoding hypothetical protein (NECATOR_CHRV.G21001.T2): protein MQEESEVCIVHHLTREQSESLQFKDESMKLGTLLTLLLIITAVSVEAGFGSRLRKVLKRIGRPFGLQKLKDLKNLDNILFGGGRRGVKKGAEIAAAGVAGKAILSVAAGRRKRYDYGKYVSMNSKPLFVEELGRLSLTVPPIHFKSAIDS, encoded by the exons ATGCAAGAGGAATCGGAAGTGTGCATCGTCCACCATCTTACACGAGAACAAAGCGAATCCCTTCAATTCAAAGACGAATCAATGAAGCTGGGAACACTTCTTACGTTACTCCTGATCATTACTGCAGTCTCTGTGGAGGCCGGTTTCGGATCAAGACTAAGGAAGGTGCTGAAGAGAATTGGTAGACCGTTCG gtttgcaaaaattgaaggaCTTGAAAAATCTTGACAACATTTTATTCGGGGGAGGG agaagaggCGTAAAGAAGGGGGCCGAAATTGCTGCTGCAGGTGTGGCAG GGAAAGCGATTTTATCGGTCGCTGCCGGAAGACGTAAAA GGTATGACTATGGAAAATACGTGAGCATGAACAGTAAGCCGTTGTTTGTGGAAGAATTGGGGCGATTGTCTCTTACTGTTCCGCCTATTCATTTTAAATCGGCTATAGATAGCTAA
- a CDS encoding hypothetical protein (NECATOR_CHRV.G21001.T1), with translation MQEESEVCIVHHLTREQSESLQFKDESMKLGTLLTLLLIITAVSVEAGFGSRLRKRRGVKKGAEIAAAGVAGKAILSVAAGRRKRYDYGKYVSMNSKPLFVEELGRLSLTVPPIHFKSAIDS, from the exons ATGCAAGAGGAATCGGAAGTGTGCATCGTCCACCATCTTACACGAGAACAAAGCGAATCCCTTCAATTCAAAGACGAATCAATGAAGCTGGGAACACTTCTTACGTTACTCCTGATCATTACTGCAGTCTCTGTGGAGGCCGGTTTCGGATCAAGACTAAGGAAG agaagaggCGTAAAGAAGGGGGCCGAAATTGCTGCTGCAGGTGTGGCAG GGAAAGCGATTTTATCGGTCGCTGCCGGAAGACGTAAAA GGTATGACTATGGAAAATACGTGAGCATGAACAGTAAGCCGTTGTTTGTGGAAGAATTGGGGCGATTGTCTCTTACTGTTCCGCCTATTCATTTTAAATCGGCTATAGATAGCTAA